From the genome of Athalia rosae chromosome 3, iyAthRosa1.1, whole genome shotgun sequence:
CCAGAGGTAGTTCAATGTCAGAGTCTGAAAGGGAACTAAACCCAATCCCCCGCAACTGCAAGTAAAGTTATTATTGTGAGGTAGCCGAAGTTTCTATTGTTTTACTGCTCTACAACGGGCTGTTGGTCGCTGGCCCTCTTCTTTCCCCTTACGACGCCACCCTCGCCGCTGTAGCCCCTTCCTCCGTTTATTCCCtcgaccccccctcccccccccctcctcgcgCCGTCGACGACGCCTGGAATTGCTGCCGCAAAAGGATGTTGGGGTTACCCTCGAGGGCGTGGGAAAAACCTGCTGTGGGAAAGAGTGGGTGGCCTCAAACTAACGGCTATAAGAGTAGTAGACACCACTCTACTCACTCCATAAACTCCAATACCAATTGCATGATCGCCGTCTCGCTACATTCttcataattatcataatgATGAGCAgaacaatgatgatgatgatgatgatgatgatgatgatgatgaccaATTTGAATAGAATATTCTAATCTTAAATTGtcatgattttctttttgttcataaatttttatcatgtaAATGAGGGTATACCACTCATGCATTATACTCGTTGATtaaattatcatcataatTGGTTAATTAATCAACGATACATAATTTATGCATGTTATCAACATGGCATGTGTATAAAAAtgcaatgaaattaaaattcttttccGTTAGCTCTCCCTTCCTGGAACGATTCTCTAAATGTCcagtatttaaaaatttacatttcataaatatacatatataatttacTCTTGGGCATGAGAAATGGAGCACAGTTGAATGCCAAAACGTCAAAAGCAGCAGTAACTGCGATACAACGCGAGAtagcagaaaaaataaaaaagtaacacACATCTTTAGCAGAAGCTTGCTAGCAGAAGACGCGGGTCAAAACAATATGTTGTTCCCATATTGTTCCATATTGTGCGCCAGGAGTGCGGTTCTCATCGATACGTATGTAACATCATTATCACTTACGTAGATAGTTTACTAAACCTGTAGTGCGAGTATTGCTGATAATTGTGATCACAACAATGGTAACTATACCAATGACAAAGCCAACGAATAATGGCGAAGTTTTCTTGCTATCCGTCCACTGTTACAAAATTCAAGATAGGTTAGGTTCGCCGATACGGGTGATTGATTATCTTGTATATGCATGACACATATGTCAATTTAGGTTTTCTTCTGTAATAATTTACCATGGGTGTCCACGGTTTATGGAGACTCTTGGATGCAACTGGGAAGCCAGTAGCTCTGGAAACATTAGAGGGAAAAGTCCTTGGTGTCGGTATCCTTTTCAAGTGTATTACAagctttttcttctgtttgtttctatcattttgattcaaattaattgaatatattttactgTTTCAATTATGCAACATGGGGATATTCTACCTTAACAAATCTCTAAAGATGTTTCTATTTGGCTACACCAAGTGATGCAGGGATATCAGGATGGACGGGGAAACCCCTTGCCCAATGCTCATCTACTTGGATTATTTAACCGAATATGTAAGCTACTTTATTACAAGATCAAGCCTGTCTTTGTGTTCGACGGAGGTGTGCCActgctaaaaaaaaacacaattgtACGTACAAATCAAATGGgaaagatctttttttttagttgaATTTCACAGTATCCCTTCTATATCATTTAAGTAAAATTAgtagaattattattgaatccTCTGCAAGTATATATTTCATGAATCTTGGATTCACATAAGAACCGAGTGCTGAATTCTTGAATTGTAGAAGACTGAGAAGACGAACAGGTTTATGTTTTATGCAGAATACTTTGTTATCTtgattacatacctatacctttaTACAAATGTATAATGCACACGTAATTAGGTCTGCGTGGGAATTATGTGGTGAGAAAAAGAGCTCTTCATATTCTTTTGTTATCTTATTGCCAGGCTTctcgaaaaaaacagaaatatacGGCTGCGAATAAGGCACAGAGAACGAAGACAGATTTAATTAACAATTTATTGAAACGTACTGTGGTCAAAGGAGCACTCGGGGTTGGAAATGTAGAAAAACAGGAGGAGGTTGCAGAAGGTAGTTCCATGCTTCAGGTGGATAGATCCTCTGTTCGTACATCCCTAGATCTGTTCAAACTGCCTGCAATTCCTAGCAGTAGTGGAGCACCACTCTTCGATGATGAAGACGATCTGAGTTCAGATACAGATTCCTCTGTTTTGCTGAGTCCTAGAAAACAAGCAAAATGGATCGGAAATATACATTCCGTCAATGTTAGTAGCTCTGAGTTTAGGGCACTGCCACCAGATGTTCGTCATGACATATTGACTGATCTAAAGGCTACtaggaaagaaaattcgtGGGGCCGCCTCCATGAAATGCCTGAGGTTAGCAAAATTGAGGAATAGTTTTAATAGTGCAACTATAAAGTTTTCAATATGTCTAGGAATCTCATGACTTCTCAAACTACCAAATGAAACGTTTGCTCAAACGAAGAAACGTCCAGGAATGCTTAGAAGAAGCGGAGAAAGAGATGGGTGGGAAAACAATGACTCTTGAGGAATTGGACACTCTTCTAACTGAGCAGGGAATCTCAACAACTACAAAAGATAATGCTAGTCGTATCGCTGCTGATGATGCGACAAGATTTGTGTACATCCAAGGTatgatttcatgatttttattgCTGTAGTATTAACTTTTCAACAGCTGATTGTAGCCATGCTTGTTTCTCTAAGGCGAGAAGAAAGAAGTTCTACAGAAACAAGTTCGACACATTTCTAGTACAGATTttggagaaaatgagaatggtGACCACGACAAAGAAGTAAAGATATTTGAAAACCTAAGAGAATATGACCTGTACGATGATTGGGAGGATGATTGGGAATCGGGTCACGAGCAAGAAGTAACAgtaatgaaaagagaaaaatttcaaaagctcATGTGCCCAGCTGACGTTAATCCTGCGATAGCCTACATGTTGGAACACAGCGGTTTGAAGCAGGAAGAAATTTTATGCATTATCGAacagaataaaaacaaaaaaaaagaatctgatAATCGAGATTCGAGATCAAGATCTAGTATGCTACAAGAAAATATCTCGAATGATTCTGAAATTGCCATTAAATCTGGGGTCTGTAATACCAACAGTGACGTTTCAACGCTGAACAAAGTACAAAGTAGTCCATCCGTAAATTCCCCGGTTACTgtcttgaaaattgattctAGTGCTTGTGTAAAATCAAATCTGGTTTCCAATAAGGACGGCCTTTCAGAGGATAAATCAGacaatataaaaatcattccgGAGGTTTTGACTAAAATTGAAACACCTGCCAATGATTTAAGAGCCGAAGTGTCAGTGAAAGAGAAGTCGTCTTTGGCTAATAAGGTCATTGAGAAGGTTCCTGCTAACAACAAAACATCTGCCAATGATATAAGAATCGAGGTCCCGAAGGCAGGAAAGTCACCTTTGTCCCCAATGTCAGACTCTGATTCCGATGACTTTGTGGAAGTTGGAGAGACATCACCCCCAATTGAAACTTGTCTagttaaaaaagaagaggagcaGTCTCTAGAAATAGCTATTGTACCTGAATTGGTATTAAAAGAGGATATGTTTGCCGATGTTTTTGCTAACAACGATGCATTGGCTGTTACTGAATTGCCTGTGACTCCAGAGAAAGctgaatataaaatagaaaaaaagaaaattgcagaATTATCTCCTAAGCAATCTGAAAAGAATCAAGTCCATTGCATTAAACCTGAAggatttttggtcaaaaattttacagaggaggcaaaaattgaaggagaaagagagaaagaaatcatGAATATTCCGGTACAGCGGGATGAATTACTGTCCATGCAAGCTGAGTTGGagaacgaagaaagagaacTGAGTGGAAATCTTGGCCGACTAGAGCGACAAGCTACAGATATCACAGACCAAATGCGCTTGGAAGCTCAGGTTCGTTATGTGATGGTGGAATGGTGAACTTGAAGGTATGGCTTATCCGAGTgccatcttattttttttttttgtaggagCTACTCCGATTTTTTGGCATTCCGTATGTGATAGCTCCCATGGAGGCCGAGGCCCAGTGTGCTTATTTAGAAACCATAAATTTGACAGATGGCACGATTACGGATGATTCTGATATTTGGCTATTTGGAGGACGTTGTgtctacaaaaatttttttaatcacaacAAACACGTTCTTCAATTCCGTTCTGTCGACATCCGACATCACTTCAGTGAGTCTttctaaataaaatttcactccATCATATTCGATTGAGATATATTTCGTTACacaacattattatttattgtttgttAATTTAATAGCAGAAGTATCGCTAAATCGCTGTTCGGTCACTTCATTTATTTCAGAGCTTAATAGGGAGCAAATGATTCAGTTAGCACTTCTTGTCGGCAGCGATTATACCATTGGCGTTACTGGAATTGGCCCAGTCACCGCACTGGAAATTCTTGGAGCTTTTCCTGCAGAACAAAGTAACCTATTACGTggcttgaataattttcgctGCTGGATCAACTCTGGCAGGCCAGTGAGCCCTGGTAAAGCAGCTCTCCGTACAAAACTCAAGAATATACGTGTGGAAAAAGGTTTGTTCATTAATCCGCATTTGATAAAAACTATCAGTGGGTTTAAATGCGTAGGTAAGAATAAAAGTCTATTCGTCATTTCTCAGGATTTCCCAGCGAAGCTGTTGCACAAGCATACCTCACCCCAACAGTTGACGAATCGAAAGAAGGGTTCACATGGAATAAGCCAAATGCAACGCTTCTCGCCGACTTTACCAACGAGAAATTCGGATggtcaaaaaacaaatttgacaTCATATTCAATCCGATCAAAAAACGACTGACGGAACCGAAGAAGCAGAAGGGTATCGACTCATATTTCGGGGTGAGAGTCTCGCAAAAATCCATCGAGGGAACGTTGAGTAAACGTGTACAAAAAGCTGTTGAACGACTGGGAGATGATCGAACGGATTTCGACATTGATGTTGGGGTCCCCGCAAACCTACGgcaaaagaaaagcaaagcAAAGAAATCAGCAGTTGTGAGCGAGTTGGCAGTTGAACATGAATTGGAAACAGCGGCCGACACAAAACTTACAGATGTCTTCACGGAAACGCCTTGTCCTTTGAAACCACCGGTCGCTGTCACCTCTGAGTTTATACCACAAAGAGAAAAGGATAAGCTGAACGCCTTGAAAAGGAAACTTGAGGCTATAGAGGTATttagaaaatctaaaaaaggTCCGGGATATACCAAGAGGGTAAAGCGGTCCAGTTGCAAAATCAAAGCGC
Proteins encoded in this window:
- the LOC105686861 gene encoding DNA excision repair protein ERCC-5 isoform X1 is translated as MGVHGLWRLLDATGKPVALETLEGKVLGVDVSIWLHQVMQGYQDGRGNPLPNAHLLGLFNRICKLLYYKIKPVFVFDGGVPLLKKNTIASRKKQKYTAANKAQRTKTDLINNLLKRTVVKGALGVGNVEKQEEVAEGSSMLQVDRSSVRTSLDLFKLPAIPSSSGAPLFDDEDDLSSDTDSSVLLSPRKQAKWIGNIHSVNVSSSEFRALPPDVRHDILTDLKATRKENSWGRLHEMPEESHDFSNYQMKRLLKRRNVQECLEEAEKEMGGKTMTLEELDTLLTEQGISTTTKDNASRIAADDATRFVYIQGEKKEVLQKQVRHISSTDFGENENGDHDKEVKIFENLREYDLYDDWEDDWESGHEQEVTVMKREKFQKLMCPADVNPAIAYMLEHSGLKQEEILCIIEQNKNKKKESDNRDSRSRSSMLQENISNDSEIAIKSGVCNTNSDVSTLNKVQSSPSVNSPVTVLKIDSSACVKSNLVSNKDGLSEDKSDNIKIIPEVLTKIETPANDLRAEVSVKEKSSLANKVIEKVPANNKTSANDIRIEVPKAGKSPLSPMSDSDSDDFVEVGETSPPIETCLVKKEEEQSLEIAIVPELVLKEDMFADVFANNDALAVTELPVTPEKAEYKIEKKKIAELSPKQSEKNQVHCIKPEGFLVKNFTEEAKIEGEREKEIMNIPVQRDELLSMQAELENEERELSGNLGRLERQATDITDQMRLEAQELLRFFGIPYVIAPMEAEAQCAYLETINLTDGTITDDSDIWLFGGRCVYKNFFNHNKHVLQFRSVDIRHHFKLNREQMIQLALLVGSDYTIGVTGIGPVTALEILGAFPAEQSNLLRGLNNFRCWINSGRPVSPGKAALRTKLKNIRVEKGFPSEAVAQAYLTPTVDESKEGFTWNKPNATLLADFTNEKFGWSKNKFDIIFNPIKKRLTEPKKQKGIDSYFGVRVSQKSIEGTLSKRVQKAVERLGDDRTDFDIDVGVPANLRQKKSKAKKSAVVSELAVEHELETAADTKLTDVFTETPCPLKPPVAVTSEFIPQREKDKLNALKRKLEAIEVFRKSKKGPGYTKRVKRSSCKIKAQAELSESSDSS
- the LOC105686861 gene encoding DNA excision repair protein ERCC-5 homolog isoform X2 encodes the protein MDGETPCPMLIYLDYLTEYASRKKQKYTAANKAQRTKTDLINNLLKRTVVKGALGVGNVEKQEEVAEGSSMLQVDRSSVRTSLDLFKLPAIPSSSGAPLFDDEDDLSSDTDSSVLLSPRKQAKWIGNIHSVNVSSSEFRALPPDVRHDILTDLKATRKENSWGRLHEMPEESHDFSNYQMKRLLKRRNVQECLEEAEKEMGGKTMTLEELDTLLTEQGISTTTKDNASRIAADDATRFVYIQGEKKEVLQKQVRHISSTDFGENENGDHDKEVKIFENLREYDLYDDWEDDWESGHEQEVTVMKREKFQKLMCPADVNPAIAYMLEHSGLKQEEILCIIEQNKNKKKESDNRDSRSRSSMLQENISNDSEIAIKSGVCNTNSDVSTLNKVQSSPSVNSPVTVLKIDSSACVKSNLVSNKDGLSEDKSDNIKIIPEVLTKIETPANDLRAEVSVKEKSSLANKVIEKVPANNKTSANDIRIEVPKAGKSPLSPMSDSDSDDFVEVGETSPPIETCLVKKEEEQSLEIAIVPELVLKEDMFADVFANNDALAVTELPVTPEKAEYKIEKKKIAELSPKQSEKNQVHCIKPEGFLVKNFTEEAKIEGEREKEIMNIPVQRDELLSMQAELENEERELSGNLGRLERQATDITDQMRLEAQELLRFFGIPYVIAPMEAEAQCAYLETINLTDGTITDDSDIWLFGGRCVYKNFFNHNKHVLQFRSVDIRHHFKLNREQMIQLALLVGSDYTIGVTGIGPVTALEILGAFPAEQSNLLRGLNNFRCWINSGRPVSPGKAALRTKLKNIRVEKGFPSEAVAQAYLTPTVDESKEGFTWNKPNATLLADFTNEKFGWSKNKFDIIFNPIKKRLTEPKKQKGIDSYFGVRVSQKSIEGTLSKRVQKAVERLGDDRTDFDIDVGVPANLRQKKSKAKKSAVVSELAVEHELETAADTKLTDVFTETPCPLKPPVAVTSEFIPQREKDKLNALKRKLEAIEVFRKSKKGPGYTKRVKRSSCKIKAQAELSESSDSS